The Syntrophorhabdaceae bacterium sequence CCATGGGGTACGATCCGATCTGGGCCTGCATCATGGTCTCCCTCACCGTCTGTGTGGGATCGGTTATCCCGCCGGTGGCCATGTGCGTCTTTGTGGTACGGAATATCACCAAGGTGCCGATGAGCATAATTTATGCGGGTGTATACCCCTTCCTCATCGCACTCATTATCTGTATCTTGTTGTTCTTCGCCTTCCCGGACCTCATTCTCTATCTGCCAAGCGTATTCATGAAATAGTTTCGGA is a genomic window containing:
- a CDS encoding TRAP transporter large permease subunit, which gives rise to MGYDPIWACIMVSLTVCVGSVIPPVAMCVFVVRNITKVPMSIIYAGVYPFLIALIICILLFFAFPDLILYLPSVFMK